tatatatatatatatatatatatatatatatatagtagagggatcaaatgagaacttttttgtgtgagaaccctgataactcaaaaatacactgaaattcgagcaaaaaaagagaaattcgagcaaaaaaggtgaaattcgagcaaaaatgggacacGGGCGAACAAAAAACGTGCTATTCGAACAAAAaacgtgatattcgaacaaaatAAAAAAGGTGGGCGAacaatttgtgttctacattttaatagtcgaacaaaaaaatgtaaaacacgttgatattcgaacaaaaatgcgatattcgaacaatttgtgttctacattttggtattagaaaaaaaaattgctcgactatgatttttttgttcgtccgtgtttttaaTTTTTGCTCGACTTACcatttttttttgctcgaattcccccttttttgctcgaattttagtgtatttggGTGTATTTTGGAATTCCTAGAGTTCTCACGCTAAAAAAGTTCTCACTCGATCCTCTCCCTATTTTGTTTTCGTTTtttatgaaatttttttttcccggcatcatgatcacacgaaaatatgaacatttagaagagacacttcgtgatgaatgttattatttaggcgggaaaacgatcgacaaaaataacattcaagataatattgttcgtgaagaatatgaacgtttttttctttttcatgttttgtgaagtaaaatttagcccgatttagagtttagggtttggtgttttgggtttattcccataaacccaaaacaccaaacccaaaaccctaaactctaaaccgttcgtgttaaaaactcaatctaaaccctaaatctaaaccctaaatctaaaccctaaaccctaaatttctaaaccctaatatctaaaccctataaaccctaatatctaaaccccgatagctaaaacctcaatatacgctcgaaaaagacgataattgttacatattacttcttcgagcgttttcccgccaaaataaaaacatttatcacaaagtgtctctactaagtgttcgtattttcatctcatctataatgttcgtgaacaaagttttttcaaaaaacgtaaaaaaaaaagtttttgcttcccccgcttccccccgattggttacttccctcttgatcctaccactatatatatatatatgtatgtatgtatgtatatatatatatatatatatatatatatatatatatatatatatatatatatatatatatttgccaaaaaaaaaaaaaaaaaaaaaactaatccaCTTTATCTAAACTTTCCTTATTTCATTCTGGGCCAAAAGCCCATTAACTTATGGGCTAAACCTCGAAAGTTCCATCCCTTCTTCTTTCTTTTACCTTCACCATTTTCATTCCATTCACTGCCAATTTGGGGCTTATTAACGATTCACTCACCAAATCTTATAAAACCCTAAATTTCATCcacataaaaccctaatttttctTTAATTCGATTTCACATTAGCTACTGATCACACTACATTCTATATATGTTAAAAATTTTAAATAACACTGATAATGTTTGTTTCTTCAGTTTTACATCAGTTAAACCCTAATGTTTTTATTTGAAAACTTTTTTTACCCTAATTTGACGAAATCATGACGGCTGAATCATCTGCCGCCTGCATTACTCATTCTGGCGGCGGCGGCGGCGCCAGTACCGGTGTTAATTGGGCACAAGTTGTTCGTGGTGGAAACGAGCATGACATGATATCTCCGTTGACGGAGGTTGTTGATCGGACTCTTGATCCGGTAACGACTTCGATTGAAACTCAATCTGAATGCTCAGATGGTGTTAGCGATTGCAATGTAGGTGGTGGAAAGAAGTCTGCTTGGAATAAACCCTCGGCGGTGGTTAACGGTGTCGTGGATGGTGGAAATTCGCCGGTGATGGGTGATGTTTCTTGGCCAGCTTTATCTGAGTCGACCCGACCCGGTGTCAAATCGGGGCCTTCATCTAAACCGATGTCTGATATATCTGTAAATATATCTCAGGTTTGTTATTACCTTTTTTATGTTTACATGTATATCTTGTGTACTAGCCTACTAGGTtccactttatttatatatagaaaaattAAGTTATTTGTAATGATTTAGTTTTATTTTCAGTTTATTCATTGAGTGAAATGATAATATAGTTCTAATGATTTATTTTCAGACATCTGTAGTTTTGCAGCAATCAAAAAAACATGTTAAGTCTAATGCAAAGTCTCATACTAATCAAAACAATGCGCATCATCGACGCAATCGTCCATCGAAACGAGGCGGAGGCGGTGTGTCTGCCGGATACAGTAGGCCTgcacctccaccaccaccaccaccaccattgccGCCTCCGTTTCCAATTTTTGATGTGTTTGGTAACATGGTGCCACAACTACCGCCACCTACTTTTAACGGTAATAATTGGTCCCCTAGATCAATTGGTGGTGGTGTTGGGCAGGATCATAATTTGAATAGGAATTTAGGTCAGAGGAATAACTTTGGTCCTCGGCCTGTTATTAACAACAGTGGAAGACGTGACCATAATGACAGTGATTGGCGCGCCCCTAGTTATCATCAAATGGGCCCTCCACCAGTTAGAGGATTTATTCGTCCTCATTCTGGTCCGTTTATTCCTCATCATCCCGTAAGAGCATATGGAGCCCCAATGGGTTATGGTAAGTTGTGATGTTACTGTTTCTTGTTTTTTGTTCGATAAAATGTGAATGAAAGTGATATCTTATAACTTTTTTCTGCAGATATGGGTGTTCCATTTGTGTATTTACCTACTATAGTACCTGACCCATATAGAGGTGGTGCACCGCCTCTACTTCCACCTGGAGCTTTAGGGCCTGGGTTTATACCTCTTATGGATCCTCCATTGGATGATCCGGTACTTAAACAGATCGAATATTATTTTAGGTGAGTTTTCCATTATTAAAAAATTTGGGCTTTTGCTTTTATGTGTGGCTCATGCAATTATTTTGTTTACCACAGTGATGATAATTTGGTTAAAGATAACTTTTTGAGGTCGCATATGGATGAAGAAGGATGGGTGCCTATCTCATTAATAGCTGGTTTTCGTCGAGTAAGTAGTTTTTAACATATTATGTGCAAGTGATCTCCATGGTTTAGGTTTCCCAACTTCAGATCAGTATTACTTATGGGTGTTACATTTTGTCAAACTGTTCATTGGTTTATGTCTAGCATCTTGttcaatacatatacatatgtactaTATATGATGTAATTTGCAGTGGTTCACTAGTTAAAGCGGTAAGCAGTATTATTAGTGCGGCCAATTACGACTGCATATTGTCATATCAGCTGTTTTACCTCACAAAATCATCAAATATGTGTATTCTGTATTTCTTAGTGATGCAACTTTTGTTCTATGTCCTCCTCTTGGTTTGTTTGAAGCTTCTGTTTTAATAATATATTCTTAATGTTACCCAAAAAAAATATATTGTTTAATCCTACCAAAAATATATTGTTTTATGACCATTAGTGTAATACGTGTATCTTGCAGAGGGCTTTTGTGCTGAAAATATTCAATCAGTTTGATTCATTTCATTGTTAAAATTGTATAAATGAACTAGAATGTGCGCCATTCATTTTAATATTAACCTGTCGTAAAGAGTATATAAGAACTGTGGTGGCACCGTGTAATCTTTTTCTTTTCTTCATTTTGATCTTAGTTCACTGACTAAGAACTTAATTGTTTTACTGGTGTTGATTCAAGGATTTCATCGTATTAATTTTCAGGTTCAACTTATCACAAAAGATATCCAAGTGATTTTAACATCGTTAAGAGATTCAACCTCTCTTGAAATTCAGGTACCATGTATACAGTCTTTTGAtgtataaatagataaataaatatacaGTAACAGACATTTCAAGAACTCTACTTGAAGTAGTTAGTTTTTTTCCTCGTTTGTTCTTCTTAAATATTcacatttttatcttcaaacatggTTGGTTTTTCACTTGTGGTTCTTAAATATTcacatttttatcttcaaacatggTTGGTTTTTCACTTGTGCAGGGCGACAAGGTGAGGAGACGTACTGATTGGAGAAGATGGATTCAATCTTCTAACAAGTTTCAACAAGCGGATACTATGTCTCAATCTTCACATGAAGCATCTGAGAATAATGTTGAAGAAGCTTCACTACAGAAGCTCACATTGCAAGACGGGCCCACTAAAGAAAACGAAATCGACACATCAGATTTTCCAAAGCTAGCCAACAGGGAAGTTAGTAGTGACGGACCCAGTTCATGAAGTCATTGTTTTCATGCAGTCAATGTCAACGTCTTTGACTTTGACTAGATTTTGCACTTTTTGAGTATATAGGAGAGTTTCAGATACTTGACTAATGAGTCTGATGACGGTTGTATATATGCTGCTGATGAATCTGTAGCAGCATTTAACTAGTTTTGCTTATTGATCTTGTCTTGCTGGAGCGTAGGATCAGAGTTGTTAGGGCTTTTGGGAAATGATGATTATTTGATGGCCCGGGTTGGATTCTTATATAAACTTTTTGATGTGATCAAACCCAATTCTGGAAAGGGTATAGATTTGTTATACTTATAAATTTATCATGTTTGGTTTGTTGGAAATTGTAGATTTTGTTTTAAACCTGAAGTTGTGTTTGTTGCCACATATATATTGTAGGTATACTgtattatatttcattcgctataCAAGCATAATTTGGAAATTTTATGTTTCTTAAACAAGTCCCTTACCCGTTCATTACCCGCTTATTACCCGTAGTTACCCGTAATGAATTATAGGCACGACTTAGTTACCCGCATTAGTTACCCGCACTCACCATGGATTTAATGGAAGAGTTTtggttagttataggaattgtgggtctCGGTGACTTTTtattgttggatttgatgctttattgctacggtatattaagaggagtattgttttagccaataTAGGTagtgtttaattatgagttagttataggatattggtgttatgtggcgctgatgtggaaggttaagaggatgaatagtttagttacgataaagcatcaagtccaacaataaaaagccactggacccacaattcctataactaaacttaaaacttccgttaaattgatggtggaagcgggtaactaaagcggttaactagctcgtgcctatggttagttacgggtaatgacggataatgaacgggtaatgagcgggtaatgaaCTATAGAGAGTGGTCTTAAAGTGGTCCATGGCTTTTAATACTACAGCAGTAGGTATTTTGGCACTTTTGTTATATGTGGAGTCTCTGTTATGATTAATGATACCAACTCAACTTTTTGTGACCGTTTGGTTTATTCATTAAATAAACATGTAGAATAG
This genomic window from Rutidosis leptorrhynchoides isolate AG116_Rl617_1_P2 chromosome 2, CSIRO_AGI_Rlap_v1, whole genome shotgun sequence contains:
- the LOC139893810 gene encoding la-related protein 1C-like; this encodes MTAESSAACITHSGGGGGASTGVNWAQVVRGGNEHDMISPLTEVVDRTLDPVTTSIETQSECSDGVSDCNVGGGKKSAWNKPSAVVNGVVDGGNSPVMGDVSWPALSESTRPGVKSGPSSKPMSDISVNISQTSVVLQQSKKHVKSNAKSHTNQNNAHHRRNRPSKRGGGGVSAGYSRPAPPPPPPPPLPPPFPIFDVFGNMVPQLPPPTFNGNNWSPRSIGGGVGQDHNLNRNLGQRNNFGPRPVINNSGRRDHNDSDWRAPSYHQMGPPPVRGFIRPHSGPFIPHHPVRAYGAPMGYDMGVPFVYLPTIVPDPYRGGAPPLLPPGALGPGFIPLMDPPLDDPVLKQIEYYFSDDNLVKDNFLRSHMDEEGWVPISLIAGFRRVQLITKDIQVILTSLRDSTSLEIQGDKVRRRTDWRRWIQSSNKFQQADTMSQSSHEASENNVEEASLQKLTLQDGPTKENEIDTSDFPKLANREVSSDGPSS